The Punica granatum isolate Tunisia-2019 chromosome 4, ASM765513v2, whole genome shotgun sequence genome has a window encoding:
- the LOC116205159 gene encoding UDP-glycosyltransferase 88A1-like: protein MWTSSSEQNLQPVSTMSREEAVVLYPTPAIGHLISMVELGKLIVSHRPSLSVHILLSSQAYSAGSTDAYIASVFASFPSISFHRLPVTSLPPDFSTPSPHHEALALELICLNNPHVRHALISISERHRVLALVIDFFCYVAFSVARDLSIPCYYYFTSSAGVLAFFIYFLTLHEKCSDESYSDPETLLEAPGIPPLPKKYMALPMQDRRDVVYSMFLQSAIEMRKSVGIIVNTFEKLEPRALRAILDGQCVPDGPTPPVYCIGPLISNKEPSNGTGNSSDDRDAPESLKWLDMQPKASVVFLCFGSLGVFSLEQLREIAVGLERSGQRFLWVVRNPPPDPSRPVATVVQADPDLESLLPDGFLDQTRDRGLVVKSWVPQVAVLNHQATGGFVTHSGWNSVLEAVCAGVPMISWPLYAEQGHNKVSLVEELKIALPMDESDDGLVRAAEVERRVRELMDSEEGNSMRERMAILKDEAKAAMGPGGSSKAALAKLIESWVGAQIG, encoded by the coding sequence ATGTGGACAAGCAGTAGCGAGCAAAATCTTCAACCGGTGAGCACAATGAGCAGAGAGGAGGCCGTAGTTCTCTACCCGACTCCGGCCATCGGGCACCTTATCTCGATGGTGGAGCTGGGAAAGCTCATCGTCTCCCACCGCCCCTCGCTCTCCGTCCACATCCTCCTCTCCTCCCAGGCCTACAGCGCCGGCTCCACCGACGCCTACATAGCCTCTGTCTTTGCCTCCTTCCCCTCCATCTCCTTCCACCGCCTCCCCGTCACGTCCCTGCCCCCGGACTTCTCCACCCCCTCCCCCCACCACGAAGCCCTAGCTCTTGAGCTCATCTGCCTCAACAATCCCCACGTCCGCCACGCCCTCATCTCCATCTCCGAGCGTCACCGCGTCCTAGCCCTCGTCATCGACTTCTTCTGCTATGTCGCCTTCTCCGTCGCTCGAGACCTCTCCATCCCGTGCTACTACTACTTCACTTCCAGCGCCGGAGTTCTTGCCTTTTTCATCTATTTCCTCACCCTCCACGAGAAGTGCTCGGACGAGAGCTACAGCGACCCAGAAACCCTACTCGAAGCCCCCGGCATACCCCCTTTGCCTAAAAAGTACATGGCTCTGCCGATGCAAGATCGCCGAGATGTTGTGTACAGCATGTTTCTTCAGTCCGCCATTGAAATGCGGAAGTCGGTTGGGATTATAGTGAACACGTTTGAGAAGCTCGAGCCGAGGGCTCTCCGGGCTATTTTGGACGGGCAATGCGTGCCCGATGGCCCCACCCCACCGGTCTATTGCATCGGACCGCTGATCTCAAATAAGGAACCGAGCAACGGCACTGGAAACAGCAGCGATGATCGAGACGCTCCGGAGAGCTTAAAGTGGCTCGACATGCAGCCAAAAGCAAGCGTCGTGTTTCTTTGTTTCGGGAGCCTCGGAGTTTTTTCGCTCGAGCAGCTGAGAGAAATTGCGGTCGGACTCGAGAGGAGCGGACAGCGGTTCCTGTGGGTTGTGCGAAACCCGCCTCCGGACCCGAGCCGCCCCGTGGCAACAGTGGTTCAGGCTGACCCGGACTTGGAGTCCCTTCTTCCGGATGGATTCCTGGACCAGACCAGGGACAGGGGGCTCGTGGTGAAGTCGTGGGTGCCGCAGGTGGCGGTGCTTAACCACCAAGCGACGGGTGGTTTCGTGACTCACAGCGGATGGAACTCTGTGCTGGAGGCGGTATGCGCTGGAGTGCCAATGATCTCATGGCCCCTCTACGCCGAGCAGGGCCACAACAAGGTGTCGTTGGTGGAAGAGCTGAAGATCGCGCTCCCCATGGACGAGTCGGATGACGGGCTCGTGAGGGCGGCCGAGGTGGAGAGGCGGGTCAGGGAGCTGATGGACTCTGAGGAGGGTAACTCCATGAGGGAGCGGATGGCCATCTTGAAGGATGAAGCCAAGGCCGCGATGGGTCCAGGCGGGTCGTCAAAGGCGGCGCTTGCCAAACTCATAGAGTCGTGGGTGGGCGCGCAAATTGGATAG
- the LOC116205410 gene encoding UDP-glycosyltransferase 88A1-like, producing MKAEVAIVLYPSPAIGHLISMVELGKLLLAHCPNDSLSVHVLISSQAYNAGSITPYISAVSAAVPSLTFHHLPSMSLPPDFSTTSPHQETLAFELLRLNNPNLREALLSISAAHRTVNALVMDFFCYAASKVARDLSIPCYYFFTSGAGFLASFLYLPTLHEKYSDEAYTNPRTLLDVPGIPPLPVPDVANPLRDRADEAYVGFLESSKSMRESSGIIVNTFDALEHGSIRTITEGQCVPEGPTPPLYCIGPLISDRSRETNGGDAPPECLKWLDAQPSRSVVFLCFGSLGVFSREQLGEIAVGLERSGQRFLWVVRNPPPDPALKVATMAHPDPDLDSLLPEGFLARTGDRGLVVKSWAPQMAVLRHRSMGGFVTHCGWNSTLEAVCAGVPMIAWPLYAEQRQNRLLMVSEEMRIALQMEESEGGFVSLAEVERRVRELMDSPEGEAVRQRTQAMKKAAEAALKPGGSSLSELTRLVGSWKLA from the coding sequence ATGAAGGCGGAGGTGGCCATAGTTCTCTACCCTTCGCCGGCCATCGGCCACCTAATATCGATGGTGGAACTCGGCAAGCTTCTCCTCGCCCACTGCCCTAACGATTCCCTTTCCGTCCACGTCCTCATCTCCTCCCAGGCCTACAACGCTGGCTCCATCACTCCTTACATCTCTGCCGTCTCCGCTGCCGTCCCCTCCCTCACCTTCCACCACCTCCCGTCCATGTCCCTCCCCCCGGACTTCTCCACAACCTCCCCTCACCAAGAGACCCTCGCCTTCGAGCTGCTCCGCCTCAACAACCCCAACCTCCGCGAAGCCCTCCTCTCCATCTCCGCTGCTCATCGCACCGTCAATGCCCTCGTGATGGACTTCTTCTGTTATGCGGCTTCCAAAGTCGCACGGGATCTCTCCATCCCGTGCTACTACTTCTTCACCTCCGGTGCCGGGTTCCTCGCCTCCTTCCTCTACCTCCCCACCCTCCATGAGAAGTATTCCGATGAGGCCTACACCAATCCAAGGACCCTCCTCGACGTCCCGGGAATACCGCCACTTCCGGTGCCGGATGTTGCCAATCCGTTGCGAGACCGTGCAGATGAGGCCTATGTGGGGTTCCTGGAATCTTCCAAGAGCATGAGGGAATCCTCTGGTATCATCGTCAACACGTTCGACGCGCTCGAGCATGGATCCATCCGAACTATAACCGAAGGGCAGTGTGTACCCGAGGGCCCCACCCCGCCTCTCTACTGCATCGGGCCATTGATATCGGATCGCAGCAGGGAAACCAACGGTGGCGATGCACCACCGGAGTGCTTGAAGTGGTTGGACGCGCAGCCTAGCAGGAGCGTGGTGTTCCTGTGTTTCGGGAGTCTCGGGGTGTTCTCGAGGGAGCAGCTCGGGGAGATCGCCGTCGGCCTGGAGCGGAGCGGGCAGAGGTTCCTCTGGGTGGTTCGGAACCCGCCGCCTGACCCGGCCCTCAAAGTGGCCACCATGgcccatcccgacccggaccTGGATTCGCTTCTCCCAGAGGGCTTCCTGGCCCGAACTGGCGATAGGGGGCTGGTGGTGAAGTCGTGGGCCCCGCAGATGGCGGTCCTGCGGCACCGCTCCATGGGCGGGTTCGTCACCCACTGTGGATGGAACTCGACGCTCGAGGCAGTCTGTGCAGGAGTGCCAATGATCGCCTGGCCTCTTTATGCCGAGCAGCGGCAGAACCGCCTGCTAATGGTGTCTGAGGAGATGAGGATCGCCCTGCAGATGGAGGAGTCGGAGGGTGGGTTTGTGAGCTTAGCAGAGGTGGAGAGGCGGGTCAGGGAGCTGATGGACTCCCCAGAGGGCGAAGCAGTGAGGCAGCGAACACAGGCAATGAAGAAGGCGGCCGAGGCGGCGCTGAAGCCTGGCGGGTCGTCTCTGAGTGAACTGACCAGACTGGTTGGCTCATGGAAGCTTGCCTGA